From a single Rhodococcus qingshengii JCM 15477 genomic region:
- a CDS encoding FMN-binding glutamate synthase family protein: MTRMLIVLLIWIVGLGTAALAIVASPGWWVIAVVTLALAAMGTYDLTQKSHSILRNYPVLGHARFLLEKIRPEIQQYFVESSTDGMPFDRETRDLVYERAKGTLAEEPFGTERDVNAIGYEFMTHSIRARTAPDTVPRVRLGGRDCTKPYDIALLNVSAMSFGSLSANAIEALNAGAAKGGFAHDTGEGAISPYHRKHGGDLIWEIASGYFGCRTEDGRFDPDRFAERAGLDQVKAISIKLSQGAKPGLGGVLPGVKVSPEIAETRGVPVGQTVISPPAHTAFSTPVELVDFIATLRKLSGGKPVGMKLCVGSRREFLGICKAMIERGITPDFIIVDGSEGGTGAGPVEFEDHMGMPLTEGLMLVHNALVGTGLRPLVKVGASGKVASGSDIVKRIIQGADFTMAARAMMFAVGCIQAQMCHTNRCPVGVATQDPARTRALDIPDKSERVYRFQKATVASAQQMIASMGIDSFDQLQPGMLNRRVDGLTTRTYADLFDWLMPGELLDSPPQSWLTDWIDADAHRF; the protein is encoded by the coding sequence GTGACTCGGATGCTGATCGTGCTCTTGATATGGATAGTGGGTCTCGGCACCGCCGCGCTCGCAATTGTCGCCTCGCCTGGATGGTGGGTGATCGCTGTCGTCACTCTCGCGCTGGCGGCGATGGGCACCTACGACCTCACTCAGAAGTCTCACAGCATCCTCCGTAACTATCCGGTCCTGGGGCACGCGCGATTCCTCCTCGAGAAGATTCGACCGGAGATCCAGCAGTACTTCGTCGAATCATCCACCGATGGAATGCCATTCGATCGCGAAACGCGAGATCTGGTTTACGAGCGGGCAAAGGGAACACTGGCGGAAGAGCCCTTCGGGACCGAGCGCGACGTCAATGCGATCGGCTACGAGTTCATGACGCATTCGATTCGCGCACGGACCGCCCCCGACACCGTTCCCCGAGTTCGCCTCGGCGGACGCGATTGCACGAAGCCGTACGACATCGCTCTCCTGAACGTCTCCGCGATGAGCTTCGGGTCGTTGTCCGCCAACGCAATCGAAGCCCTCAACGCCGGCGCCGCCAAAGGCGGCTTCGCCCACGACACCGGCGAAGGCGCGATCAGTCCGTATCACCGCAAACACGGCGGCGATCTGATCTGGGAAATCGCCTCGGGATACTTCGGATGCCGAACCGAGGACGGCCGATTCGATCCTGACCGTTTTGCCGAGCGTGCCGGACTCGATCAGGTGAAGGCCATTTCGATCAAGCTCTCGCAAGGTGCGAAACCCGGGTTGGGTGGCGTGCTTCCCGGAGTCAAGGTCTCCCCCGAAATCGCCGAAACCCGCGGGGTACCCGTCGGCCAGACCGTGATTTCGCCACCCGCGCACACCGCGTTCAGCACCCCGGTCGAACTGGTCGATTTCATCGCGACCCTGCGAAAACTGTCGGGAGGCAAGCCGGTCGGGATGAAACTGTGTGTCGGCTCGCGTCGTGAATTCCTCGGAATCTGCAAGGCGATGATCGAACGCGGTATCACGCCCGACTTCATCATCGTGGACGGTTCCGAAGGCGGCACCGGCGCAGGTCCGGTGGAGTTCGAGGACCACATGGGCATGCCGTTGACCGAGGGCCTGATGCTGGTGCACAACGCTCTGGTGGGAACTGGTTTGCGCCCTCTCGTGAAAGTCGGCGCTTCCGGAAAGGTGGCGAGCGGTTCCGACATCGTCAAACGCATCATCCAGGGCGCAGACTTCACGATGGCGGCCCGCGCAATGATGTTCGCAGTGGGCTGTATTCAGGCCCAGATGTGTCACACCAACCGCTGCCCGGTCGGCGTTGCCACTCAGGATCCGGCACGCACCCGCGCACTCGACATCCCCGACAAGAGCGAGCGCGTCTACCGATTCCAGAAGGCAACCGTCGCCAGCGCGCAACAGATGATCGCGTCGATGGGCATCGATTCCTTCGACCAACTGCAACCGGGAATGCTCAACCGCCGCGTCGACGGTCTCACCACTCGCACCTATGCCGACCTGTTCGACTGGCTGATGCCGGGCGAACTGCTCGACTCCCCGCCGCAGAGCTGGCTCACCGATTGGATCGACGCCGACGCTCACCGATTCTGA
- a CDS encoding YbdD/YjiX family protein — MTTATMTAKLTTAFRGTLWWVRSVMGDLDYQRYVEHTRRHHADSPVISEREFWRRRHAAADANPGARCC; from the coding sequence ATGACGACGGCGACCATGACGGCAAAACTCACCACAGCGTTCCGCGGAACGCTGTGGTGGGTTCGCTCGGTGATGGGTGATCTCGACTATCAGCGCTACGTCGAGCACACCCGACGCCACCACGCCGACTCACCGGTGATCAGCGAACGAGAGTTCTGGCGCCGCCGACACGCAGCAGCCGACGCCAACCCAGGCGCCCGCTGCTGCTGA
- the ychF gene encoding redox-regulated ATPase YchF: MSLTLGIVGLPNVGKSTLFNALTNNDVLAANYPFATIEPNVGLVELPDPRLQKLAEIFGSERILPATVSFVDIAGIVKGASEGAGLGNKFLANIREADAICQVVRVFADDDVIHVDGKVDPASDIEVIETELVIADMQTLEKALPRLDKEARKNKELKPAHDEALKAQAFLNEGTTLFSVKDKLDFSLLRELSLLTTKPFLYVFNADESVLTDEAKIAELRASVAPADAVFLDAKVEQELLELDEEDRQEMLDSIGQTEPGLHALARTGFHTLGLQTYLTAGPKEARAWTIHKGDTAPQAAGVIHTDFERGFIKAEIVSFDDLVEAGSMAAAKAAGKVRMEGKEYVMADGDVVEFRFNV, encoded by the coding sequence GTGAGCCTTACCCTCGGAATCGTCGGACTGCCCAACGTCGGCAAGTCCACCCTTTTCAATGCACTGACCAACAACGACGTGTTGGCAGCGAACTACCCGTTCGCGACCATCGAACCCAACGTCGGTCTGGTCGAGCTGCCCGATCCGCGGCTGCAGAAGCTCGCCGAGATCTTCGGCTCCGAGCGCATCCTCCCCGCGACCGTGTCGTTCGTCGACATTGCCGGCATCGTCAAGGGAGCGTCCGAGGGCGCAGGTCTGGGCAACAAGTTCCTGGCCAACATTCGTGAAGCGGACGCCATCTGCCAGGTAGTTCGCGTCTTCGCCGACGACGACGTCATCCACGTCGACGGCAAGGTCGACCCGGCCTCCGATATCGAGGTCATCGAGACCGAGCTCGTGATCGCCGACATGCAGACTCTCGAGAAGGCTCTCCCGCGTCTGGACAAGGAAGCTCGCAAGAACAAGGAGCTCAAGCCGGCCCACGACGAGGCACTCAAGGCTCAGGCATTCCTCAACGAGGGCACGACGCTCTTCAGCGTCAAGGACAAGCTCGATTTCTCGTTGCTGCGTGAGCTGAGCCTGCTCACCACCAAGCCCTTCCTGTACGTCTTCAACGCCGACGAGTCGGTGCTCACCGACGAGGCGAAGATCGCGGAATTGCGCGCTTCCGTCGCCCCTGCCGATGCCGTGTTCCTCGACGCGAAGGTCGAGCAGGAACTGCTCGAGCTGGACGAGGAAGATCGCCAGGAAATGCTCGACTCGATCGGTCAGACCGAGCCCGGCCTGCACGCTCTCGCGCGCACCGGCTTCCACACCCTCGGACTGCAGACTTACCTGACGGCTGGTCCGAAGGAAGCTCGCGCCTGGACCATCCACAAGGGTGACACCGCTCCCCAGGCTGCCGGCGTCATTCACACCGACTTCGAGCGTGGCTTCATCAAGGCTGAAATCGTGTCGTTCGACGACCTCGTCGAGGCCGGTTCCATGGCCGCAGCCAAGGCTGCCGGCAAGGTCCGCATGGAGGGCAAGGAATACGTCATGGCCGACGGCGATGTGGTGGAGTTCCGCTTCAACGTCTAG
- a CDS encoding AI-2E family transporter, producing the protein MSEQDKGTSAGVRKRDRGEIIGQGGMWLAKWSLVLASISLGAWIFGWLIEKLWVIILPVALAIVVATVMWPPTRGMIKRGMPPAAAAGITLVLSIGILAGVIAGIVPSVVSQAPELANKTTEGINQVQDWLQGPPLNLKDDQIDNAVHAVITKVQESGTAIASGVFSGVSTASSLLVTLGLVLILAFFFIKDGPRFIPWLHAVGGGRAGRHLEEVLTRMWDTLGGFIRTQALVSLIDAVFIGAGLLILGVPLAPVLAILTFIGGFIPIVGAFVAGALAVLVALVANGLTTAIIVLIIILAVQQIEGNVLQPVLQSKSMKLHAVIVLLAVAAGSSLYGIVGAFLAVPVAAVAAVVIRYIGEQIDERASDNEPMPAGDASDILEDQDDDAESEVENKKA; encoded by the coding sequence GTGAGCGAGCAAGACAAGGGGACGTCCGCAGGGGTGCGCAAGCGCGACCGCGGCGAGATCATCGGGCAAGGGGGTATGTGGCTCGCAAAATGGTCGTTGGTGTTGGCGTCGATTTCGCTGGGCGCCTGGATTTTCGGCTGGCTGATCGAAAAGCTCTGGGTCATCATCCTGCCGGTGGCTCTGGCTATCGTTGTTGCGACAGTCATGTGGCCGCCGACCCGCGGCATGATCAAGCGCGGTATGCCACCGGCCGCGGCAGCCGGCATCACCCTGGTGCTCTCGATCGGAATCCTGGCCGGTGTGATCGCCGGCATCGTTCCGTCAGTGGTCAGCCAGGCCCCCGAGCTCGCGAACAAGACCACCGAGGGCATCAACCAGGTTCAGGACTGGCTCCAGGGTCCGCCGCTGAACCTGAAGGACGACCAGATCGACAACGCCGTCCATGCCGTCATCACCAAGGTGCAGGAAAGTGGAACCGCCATCGCTTCAGGCGTTTTCAGCGGCGTGAGCACAGCGAGCTCGTTGTTGGTCACGCTCGGTTTGGTCCTGATTCTCGCTTTCTTCTTCATCAAGGACGGACCGAGGTTCATCCCCTGGCTCCACGCTGTCGGCGGCGGCCGTGCCGGTCGGCATCTCGAAGAGGTCCTCACCCGCATGTGGGACACGCTCGGCGGATTCATCAGGACACAAGCACTGGTGAGTCTGATCGACGCGGTCTTCATCGGCGCCGGATTGCTGATACTCGGGGTTCCGCTGGCACCGGTGCTGGCAATTCTCACGTTCATCGGTGGCTTCATCCCGATCGTCGGTGCCTTTGTCGCCGGCGCCCTGGCCGTGTTGGTTGCGCTGGTGGCCAACGGTCTCACCACCGCCATCATCGTGTTGATCATCATCCTGGCCGTTCAGCAGATCGAAGGAAACGTCCTTCAGCCTGTGCTGCAGAGCAAGTCGATGAAACTCCACGCCGTCATCGTGCTGCTTGCCGTGGCCGCCGGTAGCTCGCTGTACGGCATCGTCGGCGCCTTCCTCGCAGTGCCCGTCGCCGCTGTGGCAGCAGTTGTCATCCGGTACATCGGCGAGCAGATCGACGAACGCGCAAGCGACAACGAGCCGATGCCCGCCGGCGATGCGTCGGACATCCTCGAGGATCAAGACGACGACGCCGAGTCAGAGGTAGAGAACAAAAAGGCCTGA
- a CDS encoding carbon starvation CstA family protein, translated as MSLTTAPEPNVEYLKTDPDLPPVGVIDKTPISTTARVVFLVLGLVGAGAWYMIAIVRGEHISAVWFVLAAICTYLIAYRFYARLIERKIVKPRDDVATPAEIMENGADYMPTDRRVLFGHHFAAIAGAGPLVGPVLAAQMGYLPGTIWIIVGVVFAGAVQDFMVLWISSKRRGRSLGQMAREELGLVGGVAALIGVFVIMIILIAVLGLVVVNALAESPWGVFSIAMTIPIALFMGVYLRYLRPGKVSEVSLIGVVLLLLAIVSGGWVADTGWGADWFTLSKVTIAWLMIAYGFAASVLPVWLLLAPRDYLSTFMKVGTIALLAIGILVARPALNMPAVTPFASNGEGPAFAGSLFPFLFITIACGALSGFHALIASGTTPKLLEKESQTKMIGYGGMLTESFVAIMALVTACILDQHLYFALNAPAALTGGTPETAAEYVNNLPLGTAPITPDVLTQAAEAVGEESIISRTGGAPTLAFGMSEVLSDVFGGDSLKSFWYHFAIMFEALFILTTIDAGTRVARFMLSDSLGNFGGPAKKFKDPSWRIGAWLCSLIVVAAWGAILLMGVTDPLGGINTLFPLFGIANQLLAAIALTVVMTIVMKKGLFKWAWIPGVPLVWDLVVTMTASYQKIFSDNPAIGYWAQHNVFKDAKAAGETAHGSAKTPEAIDAVIRNTFIQGTLSIIFASLVIVVVIAGIIVCAKAIRAGGLPTTESPEEPSKIFGPASFIPTPAEKEIQKEWDELIKAGKVRAPGAAHGGGH; from the coding sequence ATGAGCTTGACGACTGCGCCGGAACCAAATGTCGAGTACCTGAAAACCGATCCTGACCTGCCACCTGTCGGCGTCATCGACAAAACACCCATCTCCACGACTGCGCGCGTCGTCTTCCTTGTTCTCGGACTGGTCGGCGCGGGCGCCTGGTACATGATTGCGATCGTCCGCGGTGAACACATCAGTGCCGTCTGGTTCGTGTTGGCCGCAATTTGCACTTATCTGATTGCCTACCGCTTCTATGCGCGGTTGATCGAACGCAAGATCGTCAAACCCCGCGACGACGTCGCCACTCCCGCCGAGATCATGGAGAACGGCGCCGACTACATGCCGACCGACCGTCGGGTGCTGTTCGGTCACCACTTCGCGGCAATCGCCGGTGCCGGCCCCCTGGTCGGACCCGTGTTGGCCGCACAGATGGGATATCTTCCGGGAACGATCTGGATCATCGTCGGCGTCGTGTTCGCCGGGGCGGTGCAGGACTTCATGGTCCTGTGGATCTCGTCGAAGCGCCGCGGGCGCAGCCTCGGTCAGATGGCCCGCGAAGAACTCGGCCTCGTCGGCGGCGTCGCCGCACTGATCGGCGTGTTCGTCATCATGATCATCCTCATCGCGGTGCTCGGACTTGTGGTCGTCAATGCGCTCGCCGAGTCCCCGTGGGGAGTGTTCTCGATCGCGATGACCATCCCCATCGCGCTGTTCATGGGCGTGTACCTGCGGTATCTGCGGCCGGGCAAGGTTTCCGAGGTCTCCCTGATCGGCGTCGTCCTGCTTCTCCTTGCCATCGTCTCCGGCGGATGGGTTGCCGATACCGGTTGGGGCGCAGACTGGTTCACACTCTCGAAGGTCACCATCGCGTGGCTGATGATCGCGTACGGATTCGCCGCATCGGTGCTGCCAGTCTGGCTGCTCCTGGCACCGCGCGACTACTTGTCGACGTTCATGAAGGTCGGCACCATCGCGCTGCTGGCCATCGGAATTCTGGTCGCACGACCCGCGCTGAACATGCCGGCAGTGACGCCGTTCGCCTCCAACGGCGAAGGCCCGGCCTTTGCCGGTTCACTGTTCCCGTTCCTGTTCATCACCATTGCCTGTGGCGCGCTCTCGGGCTTCCACGCACTGATCGCGTCCGGTACGACGCCGAAGCTGCTCGAGAAGGAAAGCCAGACCAAGATGATCGGGTACGGCGGCATGCTGACCGAATCGTTTGTCGCGATCATGGCTCTGGTCACCGCCTGCATCCTCGATCAGCACCTGTACTTCGCACTCAACGCTCCCGCGGCACTGACCGGTGGAACACCGGAAACCGCAGCCGAATACGTCAACAATCTGCCCCTCGGCACTGCCCCCATCACACCGGACGTGCTGACTCAGGCAGCCGAGGCCGTCGGCGAAGAATCGATCATCTCGCGAACCGGCGGCGCCCCGACGCTCGCGTTCGGAATGTCCGAAGTGCTCAGCGACGTCTTCGGCGGCGACTCGCTGAAATCGTTCTGGTACCACTTCGCGATCATGTTCGAGGCGCTCTTCATCCTCACCACGATCGATGCCGGCACCCGCGTCGCTCGATTCATGCTCTCCGACTCGCTCGGCAACTTCGGCGGTCCGGCGAAGAAGTTCAAGGACCCGTCGTGGCGCATCGGCGCGTGGCTGTGCTCGCTGATCGTCGTCGCTGCCTGGGGCGCGATTCTGCTCATGGGTGTCACCGATCCGCTGGGCGGAATCAACACACTCTTCCCGCTCTTCGGCATCGCCAACCAGCTACTCGCCGCGATCGCACTGACGGTGGTCATGACGATCGTCATGAAGAAGGGCCTGTTCAAATGGGCCTGGATTCCCGGCGTGCCGCTGGTGTGGGACCTGGTCGTAACCATGACCGCGTCGTACCAGAAGATCTTCTCCGACAACCCCGCGATCGGGTACTGGGCTCAGCACAACGTGTTCAAGGACGCGAAGGCTGCCGGCGAGACGGCGCACGGTTCCGCGAAGACTCCGGAGGCCATCGATGCCGTCATTCGCAACACCTTCATCCAGGGCACGTTGTCGATCATCTTCGCGTCACTGGTGATCGTCGTGGTCATCGCCGGGATCATCGTATGTGCCAAGGCAATCCGAGCGGGCGGGCTGCCGACCACCGAGTCCCCGGAAGAACCGTCGAAAATCTTCGGACCCGCCAGCTTCATTCCGACGCCCGCGGAGAAGGAAATCCAGAAAGAATGGGACGAGCTGATCAAAGCCGGGAAAGTCCGGGCGCCCGGCGCCGCACACGGAGGTGGGCACTGA
- a CDS encoding pseudouridine synthase, translating into MMTRVSMSPPLPVKNGVGPTRLRIPLSGPWATIAEYVVAKFDHLDAENLYRRFDDGEFVDTDGHSICLNTELSAHRFVWYYRELPAEDPVPFHEEILHTDDDLVVIDKPHFLPTTPSGRYLRESALVRLRVRLDNPDLTPIHRLDRGTAGVVMFSARPATRGAYQSLFEKRQVTKVYEAVSARPTRRGRDAPALDVPLVYRNHIEARRGELRVVVDDSREPNSETMIEARGMGVSASGRAVLHTVLRPRSGRMHQLRVHLAALGAGILGDRRYPDLLPDAPDDHSLPLQLLARELEFTDPLSGKARRFVTRRTLSEMPASDC; encoded by the coding sequence ATGATGACCCGCGTGTCCATGTCCCCACCGCTGCCCGTCAAGAACGGGGTTGGCCCGACGCGCCTACGCATCCCGCTCTCTGGGCCGTGGGCGACGATCGCCGAGTACGTCGTAGCCAAGTTCGACCATCTGGACGCCGAGAACCTGTATCGGCGGTTCGACGACGGCGAGTTCGTAGATACCGACGGCCACTCGATCTGCCTGAACACAGAACTCAGCGCGCACCGGTTCGTCTGGTACTACCGTGAGTTGCCGGCGGAGGACCCGGTGCCGTTCCACGAGGAGATCCTGCACACCGACGACGATCTCGTCGTCATCGACAAGCCACATTTTCTCCCGACCACTCCGAGCGGGCGATACCTGCGTGAGTCGGCGCTCGTCCGCCTGCGGGTTCGTCTCGACAACCCAGATCTGACCCCGATCCATCGACTCGACCGCGGCACCGCAGGGGTGGTGATGTTCTCGGCCCGCCCCGCGACGCGCGGCGCGTACCAGTCACTGTTCGAGAAGCGTCAGGTCACGAAGGTCTACGAGGCGGTGTCGGCGCGACCGACCCGGCGGGGCCGGGATGCACCAGCGCTCGACGTCCCTCTCGTTTACCGCAACCACATCGAAGCTCGACGCGGCGAGTTGCGAGTCGTCGTCGACGACAGCCGTGAACCCAACTCCGAGACCATGATCGAGGCGCGAGGGATGGGCGTGAGTGCCTCCGGACGTGCTGTGCTGCACACGGTTCTACGTCCGCGCTCCGGACGGATGCACCAGTTGCGGGTGCATTTGGCAGCTCTCGGCGCCGGGATCCTGGGCGACCGGCGATACCCCGACCTGCTTCCCGACGCCCCGGACGATCATTCTCTCCCACTCCAATTGCTCGCGAGGGAACTCGAATTCACCGACCCGCTGTCGGGGAAAGCGCGGCGGTTCGTCACCCGTCGGACGCTCAGCGAGATGCCCGCCTCCGACTGCTGA
- a CDS encoding CD225/dispanin family protein, whose amino-acid sequence MMTEPQYPTDPQDPKEQQYPAGQQYSAGQQYSAGQEYPTGQQYPTDPQYSAGQQYPTGQQYSAAQQYSAAPTYAAPQYGPPKSNAGWAVASIIFFWPIAFAAFNHLHDIYPKWAMGDHQGAQYASERVKKLGQISLLIAVICWVLFIAFYVIFLVAIVSSVDSYTYN is encoded by the coding sequence ATGATGACCGAACCGCAATATCCGACCGACCCGCAGGATCCGAAGGAGCAGCAGTATCCGGCGGGCCAGCAGTATTCAGCCGGTCAGCAATATTCAGCAGGCCAGGAATATCCGACGGGCCAGCAGTACCCAACCGACCCGCAGTACTCAGCCGGACAGCAGTATCCGACCGGTCAGCAGTACAGCGCAGCCCAGCAGTACAGCGCTGCTCCCACGTACGCGGCGCCTCAGTACGGTCCGCCGAAGTCCAACGCGGGATGGGCCGTCGCGTCGATCATCTTCTTCTGGCCTATCGCGTTCGCCGCGTTCAACCATCTCCACGACATCTACCCGAAGTGGGCGATGGGCGATCACCAGGGCGCGCAGTACGCGTCCGAGCGGGTGAAGAAGCTCGGGCAGATTTCGCTCCTGATAGCCGTCATCTGCTGGGTGCTGTTCATCGCGTTCTACGTGATCTTCCTGGTTGCGATCGTGTCGTCCGTCGATTCGTATACCTACAACTGA
- a CDS encoding serine/threonine-protein kinase codes for MCVTNLLHEACTRLDVSPSRPLLEGGQKQVHVVVHPNGNSSVLKLIDLGLAADPAALERAKREVELLKSIDHPNVVAVRSDLLILGDAPVAVFWLEELLDGVDLRYAGSHWQAAQLTMLGRDVAAGLGALHEKKVIHRDLSPGNVQRLTSGRFVVLDPGFAKHTFRSGLTVGGQPGTPGFMTPEHIQSYSGSPTAASDVFGCCALVYCAATGQPPIFYKGDDHDYLRRLRTADHIPLQEARPDLPASLVTVVERGLHPQPARRFRNGASLMRAFEAA; via the coding sequence ATGTGCGTGACTAATCTTCTGCACGAGGCGTGCACTCGCCTGGATGTCTCACCCTCACGTCCTCTTCTTGAAGGTGGCCAGAAGCAGGTGCACGTCGTGGTCCACCCAAACGGCAACTCCAGCGTTCTAAAACTTATTGATCTCGGGCTTGCCGCAGACCCAGCCGCACTCGAACGAGCAAAGCGTGAGGTCGAACTCTTGAAGAGCATTGATCACCCGAATGTCGTAGCAGTCAGGTCTGATCTCCTCATCCTGGGCGACGCCCCAGTTGCTGTGTTTTGGCTCGAGGAACTCCTTGATGGAGTAGATCTGAGATACGCGGGCTCCCATTGGCAGGCGGCACAATTGACGATGCTCGGTCGTGACGTGGCCGCCGGCCTCGGCGCCCTCCACGAAAAGAAAGTAATTCATAGAGACCTAAGCCCGGGCAATGTGCAGCGTCTTACCTCGGGCCGATTTGTTGTTCTAGACCCTGGCTTCGCGAAGCACACATTCAGAAGCGGCTTGACCGTTGGCGGACAGCCCGGCACACCAGGGTTTATGACCCCCGAACATATTCAGTCGTACTCAGGTTCACCCACTGCGGCCTCCGACGTATTCGGGTGCTGTGCGCTCGTATATTGTGCGGCAACCGGGCAGCCTCCGATCTTCTACAAAGGCGACGATCATGACTACCTGCGACGCCTCCGCACGGCGGATCATATTCCGCTGCAAGAGGCACGCCCCGACCTGCCCGCGAGTCTCGTCACGGTTGTTGAGCGCGGCCTTCACCCTCAGCCTGCTCGCAGGTTCCGAAACGGAGCATCCTTAATGCGCGCGTTCGAGGCTGCGTGA